From the genome of Candidatus Thermoplasmatota archaeon, one region includes:
- a CDS encoding HypC/HybG/HupF family hydrogenase formation chaperone, translating to MCLAIPGKIVEIDDKKEHATVDYGEGTRRKANITLVDVKIGDYVLVHAGFAIQVLDAKEARETLNLFREMLSMEES from the coding sequence ATGTGTTTAGCTATACCTGGTAAAATCGTTGAAATTGATGATAAGAAAGAACATGCAACAGTTGACTATGGGGAGGGTACTAGACGCAAAGCTAACATAACGCTTGTTGACGTAAAAATCGGTGATTATGTTCTTGTTCACGCTGGTTTTGCTATACAGGTTTTAGACGCGAAAGAGGCTCGTGAGACTCTTAATCTTTTTAGAGAGATGCTTTCCATGGAGGAGTCTTAG
- a CDS encoding radical SAM protein — protein MSFNKSNLKKGLPKETQSLCPECKKIIKATIYEKDGKVLMKKTCEEHGDFDDVYWSDVDMYLKAEEWAYDGKGVDNPKITDAKVCPYDCGLCNLHLSHTCLALIDLTNRCNLKCPICFANANAAGYVFEPSYDDVVRMMENLRAERPVPCKAIQFAGGEPTIHPRFMDIVAKAKEMGFAQIQVATNGLKMVDFDFCQQMRNAGMNTIYLQFDGLREQDYVAARGRNLLDVKLKAVENCKKVKPKPLSTVLVPTVVKTINDDQVGEIVNYAIKNADVVRGVNFQPVSFTGRIDKEQLEEQRYTIPDLIHDLEKQTSFLKKDDFYPVPVVAPISDLVSILSDREEITFSAHPHCGYATFVFINKGKVTPIPRFVDVEGLFTRMEELSKKAKKLKFFIKLYRAVKKKQDIAKTFDKYFGEFIDKKKMPKGLDIMEILSDIASEKDKKAVGKFTWKTMMIGVMHFQDNYNYDIERVKRCVIHYATPDDRIIPFCAYNGGPTFRDEVEKKFSIPLDEWRKTHKE, from the coding sequence ATGAGCTTTAATAAATCAAATCTTAAAAAAGGCCTCCCAAAAGAAACACAGTCATTATGCCCTGAATGTAAAAAAATCATTAAAGCAACTATTTACGAAAAAGATGGTAAGGTTTTGATGAAAAAAACCTGTGAAGAACATGGTGACTTCGACGACGTATATTGGTCAGATGTAGACATGTATTTGAAGGCTGAGGAATGGGCATATGATGGAAAAGGTGTGGACAACCCGAAGATCACAGATGCAAAAGTCTGCCCATATGATTGTGGTCTCTGTAATCTTCATCTTTCACATACCTGTCTTGCTTTGATTGATTTAACTAATCGTTGTAACCTTAAATGCCCTATTTGTTTCGCTAATGCTAACGCAGCAGGCTACGTGTTTGAACCATCCTATGATGATGTTGTTCGTATGATGGAAAACCTGCGAGCGGAACGCCCCGTACCATGCAAGGCTATCCAGTTCGCTGGTGGAGAGCCAACTATTCACCCACGTTTTATGGATATTGTTGCTAAAGCAAAAGAGATGGGTTTCGCACAGATACAGGTTGCTACAAATGGTTTGAAGATGGTTGATTTTGATTTCTGTCAGCAGATGAGAAACGCTGGTATGAACACGATTTATTTACAGTTTGATGGATTGAGAGAACAAGACTATGTTGCTGCTAGAGGAAGAAATCTATTGGATGTAAAGTTGAAAGCCGTGGAAAACTGTAAAAAAGTTAAACCAAAGCCGTTATCCACAGTACTGGTCCCAACTGTTGTAAAAACAATAAACGATGACCAAGTTGGGGAGATTGTAAATTATGCTATTAAAAACGCTGATGTTGTGCGTGGTGTTAATTTCCAACCAGTATCATTCACAGGCAGAATAGATAAAGAACAACTGGAGGAACAACGATACACAATACCTGATCTAATTCATGATCTGGAGAAACAAACTAGTTTCCTAAAAAAGGATGATTTCTACCCTGTACCGGTTGTTGCCCCGATATCTGATCTTGTCTCAATTTTATCTGACCGTGAGGAGATAACCTTCTCAGCTCATCCACATTGTGGTTACGCGACATTTGTTTTCATAAACAAAGGAAAAGTAACACCGATTCCAAGGTTTGTAGACGTAGAAGGTTTATTCACTCGGATGGAAGAGCTATCAAAGAAAGCAAAGAAATTAAAGTTTTTCATAAAACTTTATAGGGCTGTTAAAAAGAAACAGGATATTGCTAAAACTTTTGACAAATATTTTGGAGAATTTATTGACAAAAAAAAGATGCCTAAAGGACTAGATATAATGGAGATACTATCAGACATCGCATCTGAGAAAGATAAGAAAGCTGTTGGTAAGTTCACATGGAAGACCATGATGATTGGTGTTATGCATTTCCAGGATAATTACAACTATGATATAGAGCGGGTGAAACGCTGCGTTATCCATTATGCAACCCCTGATGATAGGATAATCCCGTTTTGTGCATACAACGGTGGACCAACTTTTAGGGACGAGGTTGAAAAGAAATTCAGTATACCTCTTGATGAATGGAGAAAAACTCATAAAGAGTAG